In Nevskiales bacterium, the genomic window TTCTATCGGCCACTGCGCTGGTCCGACGCCGCCATCCTGGAGGAGCACCGCTACACGCTGGCGCTGGCCGCGGCCGAGCTGCCGGTGGCCGCACCGCTGGACTGTGGCGGCGCAACCCTGCTGCAGCATGCGGGTTATCGCTATGCGCTATACCCGCGGCTTACCGGTCGCGCGCCGGAGCTGGACCGTCCCGAGACCCTGCACCAGCTCGGGCGCCTGTTGGCGCGGATACACAACATCGGCGCGCTGGAGCCTTTCCGCGAGCGGCCGGTACTGAGCATGGCGGAATTCGGCGAGGCGCCGGTGCGCTTCCTGCTGGAGGGCGGCTGGCTGCCTGCGGAATTGCGCCCGGCGTACGAAACGCTGACGCGCGACCTGCTGGCCGGCATCCGCGCCTGCTTTGCGCACGCGGGCCAGCCGCGCAGCTTGCGGCTGCATGGCGACTGTCATGCAGGCAATGTGCTGTGGGCAGCGGACGGCCCCTGGCTGGTGGACTTCGATGACGCGCGTCAGGGCCCGGCCATCCAGGACCTGTGGATGTTCCTGTCGGGCGACCGCGACTACCTGCGCGCGCGGCTGGGCGAGCTGCTGGAAGGCTACAGCGCGTTCCGCCGCTTCGATGCGCGTGAACTGCATCTGGTCGAGGCGCTGCGCAGTCTGCGCATGCTGCACCACGCGGCCTGGCTGGCGCGGCGCTGGGACGATCCCGCCTTTCCCCGCGCCTTTCCCTGGTTCAATACCACCCGCTTCTGGCAGGAACACATCCTGTCATTACGCGAGCAGCTGGCCCTGCTGCAGGAACCGCCACTTTCGCTCTGAAAAGCCAAAGCCTCCGGCAGTCGCCTGCCGGAGGCTTTGGTATCGAATGCCTGAAACTATTTCTCGACGCCGAGCAGTTCGACCTCGAACACCAGCGCCGCGTTGGGGCCGATCTTCGGGCCGGCACCGCGCTCGCCGTAGCCGAGCTCGGGCGGGATGAACAGCTTGTACTTGCTGCCGACGGTCATCAGCTGCAGGCCCTCGGTCCAGCCGGGAATCACGGCGTTGAGCGGGAAAGTCGCCGGCTGGCCACGCTCATAGGAGCTGTCGAAGGTCGTGCCATCCAGCAACGTGCCCTTGTAGTGCACGCTGACGCGATCGGTGGCCTTGGGCTTCTCGCCCTTGCCCTCGGTGATGACCTGGTACTGCAGGCCGCTTTTCGTGGTCTTGACGCCTTCCTTCTTGCCGTTCTCGGCGAAGAACTTCTTGGCTGCATCCAGGTTGGTGCTGGCGGCGACCTTTTGCTTCTCTTCCTGCTCTTTCTGGATCTTCTGCGAGAAGGCGGTCATGACCTCGACCACCTGTTCCTGCGTCAGCAGGGTTTCCTTGTCGTCGAGCACATCCTGCACACCCTGGCGCAGCGCGGCCACGTCGATCTCGGTATCCAGGCGCTTGAGCGAACGGCCGATGTCCATACCGATCGCGTAGCTGAATTTCTCGGTGTCGGTCTTGAGCTCCGACTTGCCGCCCTTGTCGCAAGCGGTCAGCGTGAGGGCCAGGCCGAGGCCCAGGGTGGATAGCAACAGCTTGTTCATGAATGAATATCCTCGCGGCGCCGGAAGCCCGACAGGCGGGCGCCGAAACTTCAGGTATGTGTGGTATGCGGTACGGCCATGCCCAACGGTGCGGGCTTGGACCGCACCGGCAGCTTAGCACGAAGCCGGCCCGGCCGGTTATGGTTCGTAGGACCGGTCCATACCCCCGTCCTGCGCGTCCCGGATACGGGCCGCGCGCCGCTCCAGATAGGCGCCACGCACGAAGAGGTAGGGGTCGAAGGCGTCCTCGATCAGCTTGTCGGCGCCCAGGAACTCGGCGCGCTTGTCCACGGCGTACACGACCGTCGCCGCGAGCTGCACGTCATCCGAGGCGTGCGACAGCGGGTTGAGCTGGGCGTCGAGCAGCCGGCCGACGAAGTCGCGGTTGGTGGCGGGGCCGTAGAACGGCAACACCAGATACCAGCCCGGCCCGATGCCCCAGATGCCGAAGGTCTGGCCGAAGTCCTCGTGATGCCGCTCCAGTCCCAGCGGCGTGGCGACGTCGAAAATGCCGACCAGGCCGATGGTGGTATTGACGAGGAAGCGGCCGATGTCGGACACCCCGCGTCGCGGCTTGCCCTGCAGGAAATTGTTGATCGCCACGCGGGGGTAGAACAGGTTGGCGAAAAAATTGTTGACGCCCTTGCGCGCCGGCCCCGGCACCACCGCCACATAACCCCTGGCCGCAGGCCGCAGCGCGTATTTGTCCAGCTTATCGTTGAAGCTGAACACGACCCGGTTGACCGGCTCGAGCGGGTCCAGCGGATCGTCGGGCGGGCTGTGGGCGCAGCCGGCGAGCAGCAGAAGGCAACAGACCTGGAACAGGCGCAGCATCGGTATCCCCGGGTTCAGGCGGCTTGGCGCGATTTCTCGCCCCGATAGTAATCGAATATCTCCTGCAGCGTGCGCCGCGGTCTGAAGCCGAAGCGTTCCGCGAACAGCCGGCCGTCGATGATCACCGGGTACTTGAAGTAGTTCACGAGATAGCTCGGGAACGGCAGGCCGGCGACACCGTTCACCAGACTGGCCAGCACCCGCGGCAGCGCCGGCGGCAGGGAGGGCAGGAACAGCCGGTGGCAGCCGGCCAGTTCGAGCGCGTCCTGGTAGGCGATCCAGTCGTCGGGCGCCACGTTGTAGACGCCGCGTTGGTCCTTCTCATAGGCCAGCACCACGGCCTCGGCCAGGTCGTCGACGTGGATGAACTGCATCATCGGCGAGAAGCCGATTAGGCAGGGCGCGACGCGCGAGGCCAGAATCTTGCTGAGGTTGTTCTGCACCCCCGGCCCGACGATGTTGCAGGGACGCAGGATGGTGATGTTCAGCTCCGGATGCTTGTACAGGTAGATGTTACAGAGGTTCTCCAGCTCGACCGAGTCCACCAGCTCGTTGGTCAGGTTGGCCGCCTTCATGGGCGTGCTCTCGTCCAGCAACGCCGGGTTGTTGGCATCCGCGCCATAGACGTAGTGACTGGACAGGATCACTACCTTGCGCACCCCGTACTGCTGCGAGTACTGCAGCAGCCGCTCAGTACCGATGACGTTGGAGTTGTAGCGGCGTGCGCGGTTGAGTTGCGTCGAGCCGATCCGCCCCAGGTGGATCACGCCGGCGAAGCGGTGCTCGCGGAACACGTCCTGGAACTTGCGCTTCTCGAAGTCCACCTCGTAATGGACCACGTCCGGGTCCACGTGCTTGCGCCAGCGGAAGTCCACCCCGACCACGTCGTAGCATTCCTTCAGCCGCTCGATCACGCGCCGACCGAGCGCGCCGCCGGCGCCGGTCACCAGCACCTTGCGCCTTTCGCGTGCCGGCGCCGTGCGCGTCCGCACGCGGCCGTTGCCGGAGGCGCGGCGGCTCACCGGAACACGCCCTTGCGTTCGGCCAGCCCTTTGTCGATCAGCCGGCGGATTTCGTCCTTGACCTGTTCCACGTTCTCCACGACCTGCTCCTCGCTTTCCACCGGGCCCGCAAAACGCATCGGTTCGCCGAAATTCAGGATCACGCGCGCCGGCAGCGGCACCAGCGGCGCGATCGGCACGTAGGGGATGCCGAGCAGCTTCGCCAGCGGGTCGATCGAGCCGAGCGAAGGCATGGTTTCCTCGCAGCCGACCACGCCGACCGGGACGATCGGCGTGTCCTGCTCCATGGCCAGGTGCATGAAGCCGGCGCCGAAGCGCTGCAGCTGGTAGCGCAGCCGGTAGGGCTTGCCCGAGCCGCGCACGCCTTCCGGGAACACGATGACCGCCTCCTCGCGTTTCAGCAGATTCACGCAGTTGAGCGGGTCGCCGACGATGCCGCCGATCTGGTTGAGGACGTTGCCGATCCAGGGCACGGTCGGGAAGAAGCGCTCGATCATGGCCCGGGCCATGCGCGGGCCGTACGGATTGGTGGCCAGGGCGTAGCCGATCAGTACGCCGTCCATCGGCAGCTGGCCGCTGTGGTTGGCGATCACCAGCAATCGCCCCTGCTGCGGGATGTGCTCCAGCCCGTGCGCCTGTACGCGGAAGTATTTTTCATACAGGAAGCGGATGGCGGTCAGCGCCAGCTTGGCCGAATCCGGGTTGAAACCCCAGGGATCGTAGCCCAGCTCGCCGACGTTGACCGGCATGCGGTCGAAGGCCTCGGCGATGTCCGAGGGGACGAACCGCTGCTTGAGATAGTGCCTGAATTTCATGTGTCGACGTCAGTCCCCCGCGCATTCCAGACTACCGGAGTGCCGCCGGACACGCTACTCTCAGCAGCCGCCCCGCGACTGCAACCGCCACCCCCGCACAAGCCCGCATGCCCAAGCAACCGCCGCCCGATGCCCGTTCCGTACAGCTGCTGCCGGTGGATCTGATCCACCCCGGCAGCTACCAGGCGCGCAGGCGCTTCGACCCGGCCGCGCTGGGCGAACTGGCGGCCTCGATCGCGGAATCCGGCGTGGTGCAACCGGTGGTGGTCCGTTCCCGCAGCGGCGGTTATGAACTTCTGGCCGGCGAACGCCGCTGGCGCGCCGCGCAGCTGGCCGGCCTGCACGAGATCCCGGCCATCGTGCGTGACGACCTCGACGAGCGCGAGGCGCTGGTGCTGGGCCTGATCGAAAACCTGCAGCGCGAGTCGCTGTCGCCGATGGAAACCGCGCGCGGCCTGCGCCAGCTCGGCGAGACCTTCGGACTGACCCACGAGGCCATGTCGCAGCGCGTCGGCAAGTCGCGGGTTTACATCACGAATTTTCTGCGCTTGCTGACGCTCAACGAGCGCGTGCAGGAGCTGGTGGACGAAGGCAAGCTGTCGCTCGGCCATGCCAAGGTACTGGCCGGCGTGCCGGCCGAGCGACAGACGCCGCTGGCGCTGGCCACCATCCGCAAGAACCTGTCAGTGCGCGCGCTGGAAAACCTGTACAAGCGCAGCAGCGTGGACCTGTCACTGACGGCGGCCGAACGCCGCAGCCAGCGCGACCTGGCGCGTTTGCAAGAGGCGCTGAGCGCTTATCTCGGCAATCCGGTGGCGATCGAGTACGACGGCGACCGCGGCAAGGGCGAAATCCGCATCCGCTTCCACACGCTCGACGAATTCGAGGGCATCCTCGACAAATGGGGCTTTCGTCGCGACTGAACTACAAGATTTAGTCTGACTGTTTGGTCAGTCGGCGCTCATCGAATGTGACAATTCACAGAAATGCTGGATAAACCTGTGGATAAAACCGGGATCGTGATTCCGAATTCCCGAAAAACAAGGCGCTTGTCCACTGTGACGAAAAAATGACCAGGCCATGACGGCGCGCGACGGCGATTCGCCTTTCAGCGGTCGTCGGCCGACACGGAAACGTCGTCCAGTCCCAGTGCATCGCGCGCCTGCTCATCGGGCAGCTTCTCGACCTGCCTGAGCGTGCGCTCCATCGCGCGCGTGCGGCGCCCGGTCTGCTCGATCGCGCTGCTGGCCAGCTCGAGCTGGCGCTGGACTTTCTCCAGCACCTCGCCGAACTTGGCGAACTCGGTGCGCACCGCGCCGAGGATCTTCCACACCTCGCTGGAGCGCTGCTCGATCGCCAGCGTGCGAAACCCCATGCGCAGGCTGTTGAGCGTCGCCGCCAGCGTGGTCGGCCCGGCCACCACCACGCGGTAGTTCTGCTGCAGCTCAGCGACGAGGCCCGGCTGGCGCAGCACCTCGGCGTACAGTCCTTCCGTCGGCAGGAACAGGATGCCGAAGTCGGTGGTGCGCGGCGGGTTGAGGTACTTGTCGTGGATGTCCCGGGCCGAATTGCGGATCACGCGCAGCAGCCCGTCGCTGGCGCGCCGTACCTCCTCCACGTCCGCGCGCTCGGCCGCGTCCACCAGCCGCTC contains:
- a CDS encoding serine/threonine protein kinase, with amino-acid sequence MDTHGTDGRIARYARLSPDTVLDAVEARGFACDGQLLALNSYENRVYQVGLVDGRRLIAKFYRPLRWSDAAILEEHRYTLALAAAELPVAAPLDCGGATLLQHAGYRYALYPRLTGRAPELDRPETLHQLGRLLARIHNIGALEPFRERPVLSMAEFGEAPVRFLLEGGWLPAELRPAYETLTRDLLAGIRACFAHAGQPRSLRLHGDCHAGNVLWAADGPWLVDFDDARQGPAIQDLWMFLSGDRDYLRARLGELLEGYSAFRRFDARELHLVEALRSLRMLHHAAWLARRWDDPAFPRAFPWFNTTRFWQEHILSLREQLALLQEPPLSL
- a CDS encoding FKBP-type peptidyl-prolyl cis-trans isomerase, with the translated sequence MNKLLLSTLGLGLALTLTACDKGGKSELKTDTEKFSYAIGMDIGRSLKRLDTEIDVAALRQGVQDVLDDKETLLTQEQVVEVMTAFSQKIQKEQEEKQKVAASTNLDAAKKFFAENGKKEGVKTTKSGLQYQVITEGKGEKPKATDRVSVHYKGTLLDGTTFDSSYERGQPATFPLNAVIPGWTEGLQLMTVGSKYKLFIPPELGYGERGAGPKIGPNAALVFEVELLGVEK
- a CDS encoding VacJ family lipoprotein, whose translation is MLRLFQVCCLLLLAGCAHSPPDDPLDPLEPVNRVVFSFNDKLDKYALRPAARGYVAVVPGPARKGVNNFFANLFYPRVAINNFLQGKPRRGVSDIGRFLVNTTIGLVGIFDVATPLGLERHHEDFGQTFGIWGIGPGWYLVLPFYGPATNRDFVGRLLDAQLNPLSHASDDVQLAATVVYAVDKRAEFLGADKLIEDAFDPYLFVRGAYLERRAARIRDAQDGGMDRSYEP
- a CDS encoding SDR family oxidoreductase, whose product is MSRRASGNGRVRTRTAPARERRKVLVTGAGGALGRRVIERLKECYDVVGVDFRWRKHVDPDVVHYEVDFEKRKFQDVFREHRFAGVIHLGRIGSTQLNRARRYNSNVIGTERLLQYSQQYGVRKVVILSSHYVYGADANNPALLDESTPMKAANLTNELVDSVELENLCNIYLYKHPELNITILRPCNIVGPGVQNNLSKILASRVAPCLIGFSPMMQFIHVDDLAEAVVLAYEKDQRGVYNVAPDDWIAYQDALELAGCHRLFLPSLPPALPRVLASLVNGVAGLPFPSYLVNYFKYPVIIDGRLFAERFGFRPRRTLQEIFDYYRGEKSRQAA
- a CDS encoding lysophospholipid acyltransferase family protein, encoding MKFRHYLKQRFVPSDIAEAFDRMPVNVGELGYDPWGFNPDSAKLALTAIRFLYEKYFRVQAHGLEHIPQQGRLLVIANHSGQLPMDGVLIGYALATNPYGPRMARAMIERFFPTVPWIGNVLNQIGGIVGDPLNCVNLLKREEAVIVFPEGVRGSGKPYRLRYQLQRFGAGFMHLAMEQDTPIVPVGVVGCEETMPSLGSIDPLAKLLGIPYVPIAPLVPLPARVILNFGEPMRFAGPVESEEQVVENVEQVKDEIRRLIDKGLAERKGVFR
- a CDS encoding ParB/RepB/Spo0J family partition protein, producing MPKQPPPDARSVQLLPVDLIHPGSYQARRRFDPAALGELAASIAESGVVQPVVVRSRSGGYELLAGERRWRAAQLAGLHEIPAIVRDDLDEREALVLGLIENLQRESLSPMETARGLRQLGETFGLTHEAMSQRVGKSRVYITNFLRLLTLNERVQELVDEGKLSLGHAKVLAGVPAERQTPLALATIRKNLSVRALENLYKRSSVDLSLTAAERRSQRDLARLQEALSAYLGNPVAIEYDGDRGKGEIRIRFHTLDEFEGILDKWGFRRD